A part of Dehalogenimonas sp. W genomic DNA contains:
- a CDS encoding branched-chain amino acid ABC transporter permease codes for MSTGLPCGTRNFNYAKDMAIFRTRTHWALLIIGLLVLFTAPMYLSVYWLGVANLIGITIVAATGLNILTGYCGQLSVGHAGFIAVGAFTSAVMTAKLDLPFLIALPAAGIMAGLIGVIFGVASLRVKGFYLAIATIAAQIIILWVISHLEITGGFTGLSVPRAEIFGITFRSQASLFFLIFVVTVMVVFYAKNLARTRLGRAFVAVRDNDLAAEVMGINLFRYKLIAFFIGCFLAGIAGSLTAHWIGFVSTEHFSITDSILYVGMIIIGGAGTTLGPVLGVVAIRLLQQGVTMVSPALESALPDAPSGFTAGLAPLVFGLVIVVFLVREPRGLAHRWQLFKASYRLWPFSH; via the coding sequence ATGAGTACCGGTCTGCCTTGCGGCACGCGAAACTTTAACTACGCCAAGGATATGGCTATTTTTCGCACCAGGACTCATTGGGCGCTGCTGATAATCGGGTTGCTGGTATTGTTTACTGCTCCAATGTATTTATCAGTATATTGGCTGGGTGTTGCCAACCTGATTGGTATCACTATTGTGGCGGCCACCGGTTTGAATATTTTGACTGGTTACTGCGGACAACTATCAGTGGGTCACGCTGGTTTTATTGCCGTCGGCGCCTTTACTTCGGCAGTAATGACGGCCAAATTAGATTTGCCCTTTTTAATCGCCTTACCGGCTGCCGGGATCATGGCCGGCTTAATCGGAGTAATTTTCGGCGTGGCCTCGCTTAGAGTCAAAGGCTTTTATCTGGCCATTGCCACCATTGCGGCGCAGATAATCATTTTGTGGGTTATCAGTCATCTTGAGATTACCGGGGGATTCACCGGCCTCAGCGTACCGCGGGCAGAGATATTCGGCATTACCTTCCGTTCGCAGGCCAGTCTTTTTTTCCTGATTTTTGTGGTGACTGTTATGGTTGTATTTTATGCCAAGAATTTAGCCAGAACCCGGCTTGGCCGGGCGTTTGTAGCCGTTCGGGATAATGATTTGGCTGCCGAAGTTATGGGCATAAATCTGTTCCGATACAAGTTAATCGCCTTTTTTATCGGCTGTTTTCTTGCCGGCATAGCCGGGTCATTGACAGCTCACTGGATAGGGTTCGTCAGTACCGAACATTTCTCCATCACAGATTCAATCTTGTATGTCGGCATGATTATTATCGGCGGGGCGGGAACCACACTGGGTCCTGTATTAGGGGTGGTCGCCATTCGTCTGCTTCAGCAGGGAGTTACCATGGTATCGCCGGCATTGGAATCAGCCCTGCCGGATGCACCTTCTGGTTTTACCGCCGGTTTGGCGCCTTTGGTTTTCGGTCTGGTAATCGTCGTGTTTTTAGTACGTGAACCCAGAGGCCTGGCACACCGCTGGCAACTCTTCAAAGCTTCCTACCGGCTATGGCCGTTTTCTCACTAA